TCTGTGGGCCAACTTGAAGGTGAACGTCTCACTTCAAAACTTTTTCAATAATAGCCATTAAAATAAAAAAGAACCAAAAACTGGCTCTTTTTTATTTTTTCTTACGTTTATATTTACTTTGTGGATAAGTAAAATCTCCCATGACTTCGTGCACATTTATTACTGTTGAGAAGGCCTGAGGATCTATTTCGGCTATTAAGGCTTTAACCGTCATAACTTCTCGAGGGTTAAGAACCACATAGACCACACGTTTTTCTGTGCCTGAATACGCACCTTCACCATGTAAGAATGTAGCACCGCGTCCAAGTTCTGCCAGAATAGCATTTGAAATTTCTTGATATTTAGGACTGATAATAAGCATCCCACGAACGGTATAACCACCAGATTGGATAAGGTTAATCACTTGAGCACTCACAAAACTTGCAATTAATGTATAAACCATATGATTAACATCAATGTAAGTGAGGGAAAGTGTCATGACAAAAAGGTCTATTGTGAAAATCACACGTCCCACTGCGGTGCCTCGCTTAATTTGCAACAGCTGAGCAATGATATCTGAGCCCCCAGTTGTTCCGCCAAAGCGGAAGATAATCCCAATCCCCGTTCCGGCAAATACCCCGGCCAGGAGAGCTGCGACTAAGTTATCATGCAAAAGATTAATACTAAAATCAAATGCTTGGAAAACTGAAAGGAAAAGCGAGATGTTAACAATCGCATAGACCGTATAGGTAAAGGTCCGTTGTCCTAAGAAACGGTAACCAATAAAAAGCAAGGGTATATTCAGAATGAACTGACTTAGTGCCGGATCCAACTTGAATAATGCGTGCAATATCAAGGTAATACCGGAAAGGCCACCTGCAGCCAACTGATTGGCCATATTTAACTTTACAAAACCAAAAGCAAAGATAATTGCGCCTAAACTGATGGCAATAAAGTTACGAAAATGGATTTTAATGAGGCTCATATCCTTCATACAACTCTCCAATCTAATACCATTTTTAACTTATAAAAATGGCTTTATAATTTCTTGTAAAACCTCTGTCAAAGTTGACAGAGGCCTTCTCTAATTTATACTAAAACGGTCATTTTGTCAACTTAATCAGTAATCTCACTAAAGTTCCCTATTACACGAACGTTTTCGGAGATGGAGACAAAAGCTTTCGGGTCATATTTTGTGATGATTTCTTTAAAATCTTGATACTCATACATGGTGATAACCGTAAACAAAATTGTCCGTTTCTCGTGTGAGTATGCACCTTCAGCATTGTTCAAAATTGTTGCACTGTGATGCATTTTTTCAAAGAGTTTGCGGATAATGATTTCCGGATTTTCGGTAACTATCATCACTTGCATACGTTTTTGACGGGTAAAGATTGCATCTGTGACACGTGAGCTCACAAAGATAGCAATCATAGAATACAGCATATATTCCCAGCCAAAGAGCACACCTGCAGTAAAGATAATTACACCATTGACGATGAAACCTAGTGTACCAACATTATGGCCTGTTCTTTTACGGATATAAAGGGCAATGATGTCCGTACCGCCACTTGAAATACCATTACGCATGGCATAACCAACACCTGCACCCATGATAGTACCACCAAAAATAGCATTGATGATT
This window of the Lactococcus garvieae subsp. garvieae genome carries:
- a CDS encoding YitT family protein: MKDMSLIKIHFRNFIAISLGAIIFAFGFVKLNMANQLAAGGLSGITLILHALFKLDPALSQFILNIPLLFIGYRFLGQRTFTYTVYAIVNISLFLSVFQAFDFSINLLHDNLVAALLAGVFAGTGIGIIFRFGGTTGGSDIIAQLLQIKRGTAVGRVIFTIDLFVMTLSLTYIDVNHMVYTLIASFVSAQVINLIQSGGYTVRGMLIISPKYQEISNAILAELGRGATFLHGEGAYSGTEKRVVYVVLNPREVMTVKALIAEIDPQAFSTVINVHEVMGDFTYPQSKYKRKKK
- a CDS encoding YitT family protein — encoded protein: MFGGWEKLTHRFSASVLYGITSAFALNFFYQPGRVYASGATGAAQVATEILTRILGHNYLPISATLFLINVPLMILAWFRLGKQFTLFTLLTVTMSSVFIHFVPETTLTPDPIINAIFGGTIMGAGVGYAMRNGISSGGTDIIALYIRKRTGHNVGTLGFIVNGVIIFTAGVLFGWEYMLYSMIAIFVSSRVTDAIFTRQKRMQVMIVTENPEIIIRKLFEKMHHSATILNNAEGAYSHEKRTILFTVITMYEYQDFKEIITKYDPKAFVSISENVRVIGNFSEITD